TGTCAAGCAAAACTGCAAGGTTTTTAGCGCATCTTTGCTATCATATGCGGGGCTACTTTATTGGCATCAAGTATCTCAATGCCCAAAAGCCTCCCCTGACTGTCAAAATCAAGATTGATGCCACCCTTCACACTCTCAGGTAGGCCCTCACAAATATATGTCTTATCGACCTCACCGTCATCTATCTGCTTGGTGTAGATGTAGGCTGCGTTCGCCTCTTGATCGTATGTGAAAACAAACGTTTGATTTTGTTCGATGTACTCCTGGTTCTGAATCATTGTGCCTTCTTTCAATCACCCCTTATCCTGCAGTCATCATAACCCACCCTTAAACGGCTAGCCATTTGTAAAGCGTTTTGCCGTTCGTCCAACGACGCAGCGCTTAAGATTTTAGATAAGCCTTGCGAGCTGCACAGTAGACGCTATGTCCTTGTCGCAAACTACTTTGTAG
This window of the Candidatus Saccharibacteria bacterium genome carries:
- a CDS encoding DUF2283 domain-containing protein, with the protein product MIQNQEYIEQNQTFVFTYDQEANAAYIYTKQIDDGEVDKTYICEGLPESVKGGINLDFDSQGRLLGIEILDANKVAPHMIAKMR